In Porites lutea chromosome 1, jaPorLute2.1, whole genome shotgun sequence, a single genomic region encodes these proteins:
- the LOC140923389 gene encoding uncharacterized protein, whose protein sequence is MKPSFAVIALLVCFLGVLVTTTSSHGPFELASDNQEDESKLRVSEEALEGDRIDQEDEEGESEDVDDANEVDNSESVNAIPEADPVAWGRYGRKGRYGRYRRYGRYRRYGRYRRYGRYNKYRPHYRRYPYGRYRGRSYHG, encoded by the exons ATGAAGCCGTCTTTTGCAGTGATCGCTCTTCTCGTCTGTTTCCTTGGTGTTCTGGTGACAACTACTTCGTCACATGGGCCATTCGAATTGGCATCCGATAACCAGGAAGATGAAAGCAAATTACGTGTCTCTGAAGAAGCCCTAGAAGGTGACAGAATTGATCAAGAAGACGAAGAAGGAGAAAGTGAAGATGTTGATGACGCAAATGAAGTGGATAATTCTGAaag TGTAAACGCTATACCAGAAGCTGACCCAGTGGCTTGGGGACGTTACGGCCGTAAGGGTCGTTACGGCCGTTACCGTCGTTACGGCCGTTACCGTCGTTACGGCCGTTACCGTCGTTACGGCCGCTACAACAAGTACCGGCCTCACTATCGTCGCTATCCGTATGGTCGTTATCGAGGACGAAGCTACCATGGCTAA